A genomic window from Arthrobacter sp. FW305-BF8 includes:
- a CDS encoding RDD family protein, which yields MSGQCPRCGQPVRAGASFCGACGTPLPNRGALLDRGALLDRGATRNPGVPPGLGGRQAGPIPGTIPVGQGEGTDMSGTLTLVPAAPGKRLGAAVLDWLAPVAILTVLLSFGFAGITSTRSAGLIIYDTSLLAILSGIGAGLVLAYAFIVASVEGRSGNTIGNQLMGIRSADKDGYAPGLGAVFLRGIVTGAGILLAVLAAVLLVVFRLLGAALLIVGPLLLLGTAWAVVVVLSNTWDRNGKLRGWHDRAAKTLAFDVVRGRNPVATGGIEGPYSFAPLDLPPVQQVASPVASRTPVSSNTPVASNSPVASRTTAEPVPPAAPDATDHPVVSAVHPDDAMDRTQVRGGARQAAPEAVLRIRLDDGRDFRLERSVLIGRNPAPAAGESQAQLLPVPDPGRTISKTHLHLLTDGTGVWITDRHSTNGSAITTPDGMRTALQPGVPAFVSPGTTVHFGDRTFNVGQA from the coding sequence ATCTCCGGGCAGTGCCCGCGCTGCGGGCAGCCTGTCCGCGCCGGAGCAAGCTTTTGCGGCGCGTGCGGGACGCCACTGCCTAACCGGGGAGCCCTGCTCGACCGGGGAGCCCTGCTTGACCGGGGAGCCACGCGCAATCCGGGAGTACCGCCCGGCCTGGGCGGGAGGCAAGCGGGTCCGATTCCCGGTACCATCCCGGTAGGGCAGGGGGAAGGAACGGACATGTCAGGCACGCTCACGCTGGTTCCAGCGGCGCCGGGCAAGCGTCTCGGCGCTGCCGTCCTCGATTGGCTGGCCCCGGTGGCCATCCTGACCGTTCTGCTGTCCTTCGGGTTCGCGGGCATCACCAGCACGCGCAGCGCCGGACTCATCATTTACGACACAAGCCTGCTTGCCATCCTGTCGGGTATCGGCGCCGGACTGGTGCTGGCCTACGCTTTTATCGTCGCAAGTGTCGAGGGCCGCTCCGGCAACACCATCGGCAACCAGCTCATGGGCATCCGCAGTGCTGACAAGGACGGGTATGCGCCTGGCCTCGGTGCTGTGTTCCTTCGGGGCATCGTGACCGGGGCAGGCATCCTGCTGGCCGTCCTTGCCGCAGTGTTGCTGGTTGTTTTCAGGTTGCTCGGCGCCGCCCTGCTCATCGTGGGGCCGTTGCTGCTCCTTGGGACTGCCTGGGCTGTGGTGGTGGTGCTCTCCAACACGTGGGACCGGAACGGCAAGCTCCGCGGATGGCATGACCGCGCCGCCAAAACCCTCGCGTTCGACGTCGTTCGTGGCCGCAACCCCGTGGCCACTGGCGGCATCGAAGGCCCGTACAGTTTCGCGCCGCTGGACTTGCCCCCGGTGCAGCAGGTGGCCTCCCCGGTTGCCTCCCGCACGCCGGTTTCTTCCAACACCCCGGTTGCTTCCAACAGCCCGGTTGCTTCCAGAACCACCGCCGAGCCGGTACCGCCTGCAGCCCCGGACGCCACCGACCATCCGGTGGTCAGCGCTGTCCATCCGGATGACGCCATGGACCGCACCCAGGTGCGTGGCGGGGCGCGCCAGGCGGCCCCCGAGGCGGTGCTGAGGATCAGGCTCGACGACGGCCGCGACTTCCGCCTGGAGCGGAGCGTCCTGATCGGCCGGAACCCTGCCCCGGCTGCCGGAGAATCGCAGGCCCAGCTCCTGCCGGTTCCGGACCCCGGCAGGACCATTTCCAAGACCCACCTCCACCTGCTCACGGACGGCACCGGCGTCTGGATAACCGACCGCCACTCGACCAACGGCAGCGCCATCACCACACCCGACGGCATGCGCACCGCGCTGCAGCCGGGCGTGCCAGCATTTGTCAGCCCCGGAACCACAGTTCATTTCGGGGACCGCACCTTCAACGTAGGACAGGCATGA
- a CDS encoding PP2C family protein-serine/threonine phosphatase has protein sequence MNSQQAAGTPGTGSEPGLKLSYGYGTDRGLRRELNEDSYIASDPVFAVADGMGGHEAGEVASGMCVRALAQLPQLATGERTATAGVVQQYLASADESIRSATGSRAGTTLSGVVVVEQMGVPYWLVMNIGDSRTYRLSQGRLSQVSVDHSEVQELVESGEITAEEAAVHPRRHVVTRALGAGDETEADYWLLPIEEGDRVMVCSDGLNGELTDGQILDVLSTVEDPQEAVDALIQAALRRGGRDNITVIVVDARNVLNDAGVATTAPRTAADAEQEDTLPRAGSEDAVNGRS, from the coding sequence ATGAATTCACAGCAGGCGGCCGGAACCCCAGGGACCGGCAGCGAGCCCGGCCTCAAGCTGAGCTATGGCTATGGCACGGACCGTGGCCTTCGCCGCGAGCTCAATGAGGACTCCTACATCGCCTCGGATCCTGTGTTCGCCGTCGCGGACGGCATGGGCGGCCATGAAGCCGGCGAGGTGGCCAGCGGCATGTGCGTGCGGGCGCTGGCACAGCTGCCGCAGCTGGCCACGGGGGAGCGGACGGCCACCGCGGGGGTTGTGCAGCAGTACCTCGCCAGCGCCGACGAATCGATCCGTTCCGCCACCGGCTCGCGCGCAGGGACCACGCTCAGCGGCGTGGTGGTGGTGGAACAGATGGGTGTTCCCTACTGGCTGGTCATGAACATCGGGGATTCCCGGACGTACCGGCTGAGCCAGGGCCGGCTCAGCCAGGTCAGCGTGGACCACTCCGAGGTCCAGGAGCTCGTCGAGAGCGGCGAGATCACGGCCGAGGAGGCCGCGGTGCATCCCCGCCGGCATGTCGTGACACGCGCGCTGGGCGCGGGCGACGAGACCGAGGCCGACTACTGGCTCCTGCCCATAGAGGAAGGCGACCGGGTGATGGTGTGCTCGGACGGGCTCAACGGGGAACTGACGGACGGACAGATCCTGGACGTCCTCAGCACTGTCGAGGACCCGCAGGAGGCGGTGGACGCCCTGATCCAGGCCGCATTGCGGCGCGGAGGCCGGGACAACATCACGGTGATCGTGGTCGATGCCAGGAACGTGCTCAATGATGCCGGTGTGGCCACGACCGCACCGCGGACGGCCGCCGACGCGGAACAGGAGGACACGCTGCCGCGTGCCGGAAGCGAGGATGCTGTCAATGGCCGCAGCTAG
- a CDS encoding serine/threonine-protein kinase, protein MSSKRPAAPPPRIPGFSYVSLLGSGGFSDVYLYEQDRPRRKVAVKVLLSGLKTEGARRRFESEANLMAQLSSHPFIVTIFEAEVTEDGHSYLAMEYCSRPSLDVRYRRQRFSVDEVLAVGIQVASAVETAHRAGIAHRDIKPANILVTDYNRPALTDFGISGTLAGDVDEDAGMSIPWSPPEQFRDGNVDGVMVDVWALGATLYTLLAGRSPFVLPGADNSQRELISRITSMPVPRLGRADVPESLELALATAMAKSPSSRYSSAHAFALALQRIQAELNLSVTPFEVLEERQEDVDLDDGVEETRVRNVASIDPDRTGSAPTFPARTKPLDGGGAAAGTLPGRAPGTAAPTPGPGRLAPQATFSAAGTAPAREPAPFTSPAADDWAGATVLRSNRPKAAEDDVQGQAADQPADHGKRNLWLAISGGTLLVLAVIVGIVVASAAPQPQARPTETVSKPPADAVDDGSVPDVAKLAGSAGAQGKVRFTWTNPQPKPGDMYKWRIKTVKGGGSYLSTSATRVDVTANPAEPTCVQVILVRSDGTASPAGEDSIACL, encoded by the coding sequence GTGAGTTCCAAGCGGCCGGCGGCCCCACCGCCCCGCATCCCCGGTTTCAGCTATGTAAGCCTGCTCGGCTCGGGCGGCTTCTCTGACGTCTACCTCTACGAGCAGGACCGGCCACGCCGCAAGGTGGCGGTTAAAGTGCTGCTGTCCGGCCTCAAGACGGAGGGCGCCCGGCGCCGGTTCGAGTCCGAGGCCAACCTGATGGCCCAGCTGTCCTCGCACCCCTTCATCGTCACCATTTTCGAGGCCGAGGTGACCGAGGACGGGCATTCGTACCTGGCCATGGAGTACTGCTCACGGCCCAGCCTGGACGTCCGGTACCGCCGGCAGCGGTTCAGCGTCGATGAGGTCCTGGCCGTCGGCATCCAGGTGGCGTCCGCCGTCGAGACGGCGCACCGGGCCGGCATTGCCCACCGGGACATCAAACCCGCCAACATCCTGGTCACGGACTACAACCGCCCGGCACTCACCGACTTCGGCATCTCCGGCACGCTGGCCGGCGATGTTGATGAGGACGCGGGGATGTCCATCCCGTGGTCCCCGCCCGAACAGTTCCGCGACGGCAACGTCGACGGCGTGATGGTGGACGTGTGGGCCCTCGGCGCCACGCTGTACACACTGCTCGCCGGACGGTCACCCTTCGTGCTGCCAGGGGCCGACAACTCCCAGCGCGAGCTCATTTCGCGCATCACCAGCATGCCCGTCCCGCGCCTGGGCCGCGCCGACGTGCCGGAATCCCTTGAACTGGCCCTGGCCACGGCAATGGCCAAGTCGCCCTCCTCACGCTATTCGTCGGCCCACGCTTTCGCCCTTGCGTTGCAGCGGATCCAGGCCGAGCTCAACCTGTCCGTGACGCCATTCGAGGTGCTCGAGGAACGCCAGGAGGACGTGGACCTGGACGACGGCGTCGAGGAAACGCGCGTCCGCAACGTCGCCTCCATCGACCCGGACCGGACCGGAAGCGCCCCGACGTTCCCGGCCCGCACCAAGCCGCTGGACGGCGGAGGAGCTGCCGCGGGCACCCTCCCGGGGCGGGCCCCGGGGACCGCTGCACCGACGCCGGGGCCGGGCCGCCTGGCGCCCCAGGCCACCTTTTCGGCGGCGGGTACCGCGCCGGCCAGGGAGCCTGCGCCGTTTACTTCACCTGCCGCGGACGATTGGGCAGGCGCCACGGTCCTGCGCAGCAACCGGCCCAAGGCCGCGGAGGACGATGTACAGGGTCAGGCGGCGGACCAGCCGGCCGATCACGGGAAACGCAACCTGTGGCTCGCCATCTCCGGCGGAACGCTCCTGGTGCTGGCCGTCATCGTGGGCATCGTGGTGGCATCAGCTGCGCCGCAGCCGCAGGCCCGGCCCACCGAGACGGTCAGCAAGCCGCCCGCCGACGCCGTCGACGACGGGTCCGTGCCCGACGTCGCCAAACTGGCCGGCAGCGCAGGCGCCCAGGGGAAGGTCCGCTTCACCTGGACCAACCCGCAGCCGAAGCCGGGGGACATGTACAAATGGCGGATCAAAACGGTCAAAGGCGGCGGAAGCTATCTGTCGACGTCGGCAACCCGGGTGGACGTCACCGCGAATCCGGCGGAACCCACCTGCGTCCAGGTCATCCTGGTCCGCAGCGACGGAACCGCATCACCGGCGGGCGAGGATTCCATCGCCTGCCTGTAG